Proteins co-encoded in one Dasypus novemcinctus isolate mDasNov1 chromosome 18, mDasNov1.1.hap2, whole genome shotgun sequence genomic window:
- the LOC101412423 gene encoding very-long-chain 3-oxoacyl-CoA reductase-B-like isoform X2 produces the protein MEPGWDALRALGAVTAAWLLLRVAWGVGRAVYVYLLPQVRRGDPWLRSQGAWAVVTGATDGIGKAYAHELARRGLNIVLISRNLSKLEQEAKEIEQRHGRTTRVLQADFTGGLEIYEAIEAELQELDIGVLVNNVGMRYFCNRIMKLLDAEDPAKALADIVNCNVLSVAQMTRIVLPQMVARGRGVIINLSSETENGPWPFLAAYAATKAFVGSFSRAVGAEYLSQGITVQTVSPLVVSTNMTNRMKIGLLVKDPRDFAREALDTLGLSSHTSGCLSHAVQHFLLSFLLLRLFLLTQWAVKVTSMVLSLSGPKRRKED, from the exons ATGGAGCCGGGGTGGGACGCTCTGCGCGCGCTGGGAGCTGTGACCGCCGCGTGGCTGCTGCTGCGCGTGGCGTGGGGTGTGGGCCGCGCCGTCTACGTCTACCTGCTGCCCCAGGTGCGCCGCGGCGACCCATGGCTCCGGTCGCAGGGAGCCTGGGCAG TGGTGACAGGAGCCACTGACGGCATTGGCAAGGCTTACGCACACGAG CTTGCCCGGAGAGGCCTGAACATCGTGCTTATCAGTAGAAACCTGAGCAAGTTGGAGCAAGAAGCTAAGGAGATAG AGCAGCGTCACGGAAGGACGACGCGAGTCCTCCAGGCCGATTTCACCGGGGGCTTGGAGATCTACGAGGCCATTGAGGCAGAGCTGCAGGAACTGGACATTGGAGTGCTGG TGAACAACGTGGGTATGCGGTACTTTTGCAATAGGATTATGAAACTGCTGGATGCTGAGGACCCAGCGAAG GCGCTGGCGGATATCGTGAACTGCAACGTGCTGTCCGTGGCGCAG ATGACCCGCATCGTCCTGCCCCAGATGGTCGCCAG GGGCAGAGGCGTCATCATCAACCTCTCCTCAGAGACTGAAAACGGCCCCTGGCCCTTCCTCGCAGCCTACGCTGCCACCAAG GCCTTCGTGGGAAGCTTCTCGAGGGCGGTGGGAGCCGAGTACCTCTCCCAGGGCATCACGGTGCAG ACTGTGAGCCCCTTAGTAGTCTCCACCAACATGACCAATCGCATGAAGATCGGGCTGCTGGTGAAGGACCCCCGAGACTTCGCTCGGGAGGCCCTGGACACCCTGGGCCTCTCCTCGCACACCTCTGGGTGCCTGAGCCACGCCGTGCAG CATTTCCTGCTGAGTTTCTTGCTGCTCAGGTTGTTTCTACTCACTCAATGGGCAGTGAAGGTTACATCTATGGTTTTATCACTTTCTGGaccaaagagaagaaaagaggattGA
- the LOC101412423 gene encoding very-long-chain 3-oxoacyl-CoA reductase-like isoform X3, which produces MEPGWDALRALGAVTAAWLLLRVAWGVGRAVYVYLLPQVRRGDPWLRSQGAWAVVTGATDGIGKAYAHEALADIVNCNVLSVAQVSWAGRGWAGGGVVRPLRWFGTPSTAPGTRGAWGCSLRESRGGRDAEEEGEGVEGAGERMERRAAASPASLQMTRIVLPQMVARGRGVIINLSSETENGPWPFLAAYAATKAFVGSFSRAVGAEYLSQGITVQTVSPLVVSTNMTNRMKIGLLVKDPRDFAREALDTLGLSSHTSGCLSHAVQHFLLSFLLLRLFLLTQWAVKVTSMVLSLSGPKRRKED; this is translated from the exons ATGGAGCCGGGGTGGGACGCTCTGCGCGCGCTGGGAGCTGTGACCGCCGCGTGGCTGCTGCTGCGCGTGGCGTGGGGTGTGGGCCGCGCCGTCTACGTCTACCTGCTGCCCCAGGTGCGCCGCGGCGACCCATGGCTCCGGTCGCAGGGAGCCTGGGCAG TGGTGACAGGAGCCACTGACGGCATTGGCAAGGCTTACGCACACGAG GCGCTGGCGGATATCGTGAACTGCAACGTGCTGTCCGTGGCGCAGGTGAGCtgggctgggaggggctgggctgggggcggcGTGGTGCGACCACTCCGGTGGTTCGGGACCCCCAGCactgcgcctggcacgaggggtgCCTGGGGTTGTTCCTTAAGGGAAAGCAGGGGTGGGAGGGACGCGGAGGAGGAGGGCGAGGGCGTCGAGGGAGCAGGTGAGAGGATGGAAAGGAGAGCCGCGGCCTCACCAGCTTCTCTCCAGATGACCCGCATCGTCCTGCCCCAGATGGTCGCCAG GGGCAGAGGCGTCATCATCAACCTCTCCTCAGAGACTGAAAACGGCCCCTGGCCCTTCCTCGCAGCCTACGCTGCCACCAAG GCCTTCGTGGGAAGCTTCTCGAGGGCGGTGGGAGCCGAGTACCTCTCCCAGGGCATCACGGTGCAG ACTGTGAGCCCCTTAGTAGTCTCCACCAACATGACCAATCGCATGAAGATCGGGCTGCTGGTGAAGGACCCCCGAGACTTCGCTCGGGAGGCCCTGGACACCCTGGGCCTCTCCTCGCACACCTCTGGGTGCCTGAGCCACGCCGTGCAG CATTTCCTGCTGAGTTTCTTGCTGCTCAGGTTGTTTCTACTCACTCAATGGGCAGTGAAGGTTACATCTATGGTTTTATCACTTTCTGGaccaaagagaagaaaagaggattGA
- the LOC101412423 gene encoding very-long-chain 3-oxoacyl-CoA reductase-B-like isoform X1, translating to MEPGWDALRALGAVTAAWLLLRVAWGVGRAVYVYLLPQVRRGDPWLRSQGAWAVVTGATDGIGKAYAHELARRGLNIVLISRNLSKLEQEAKEIEQRHGRTTRVLQADFTGGLEIYEAIEAELQELDIGVLVNNVGMRYFCNRIMKLLDAEDPAKALADIVNCNVLSVAQVSWAGRGWAGGGVVRPLRWFGTPSTAPGTRGAWGCSLRESRGGRDAEEEGEGVEGAGERMERRAAASPASLQMTRIVLPQMVARGRGVIINLSSETENGPWPFLAAYAATKAFVGSFSRAVGAEYLSQGITVQTVSPLVVSTNMTNRMKIGLLVKDPRDFAREALDTLGLSSHTSGCLSHAVQHFLLSFLLLRLFLLTQWAVKVTSMVLSLSGPKRRKED from the exons ATGGAGCCGGGGTGGGACGCTCTGCGCGCGCTGGGAGCTGTGACCGCCGCGTGGCTGCTGCTGCGCGTGGCGTGGGGTGTGGGCCGCGCCGTCTACGTCTACCTGCTGCCCCAGGTGCGCCGCGGCGACCCATGGCTCCGGTCGCAGGGAGCCTGGGCAG TGGTGACAGGAGCCACTGACGGCATTGGCAAGGCTTACGCACACGAG CTTGCCCGGAGAGGCCTGAACATCGTGCTTATCAGTAGAAACCTGAGCAAGTTGGAGCAAGAAGCTAAGGAGATAG AGCAGCGTCACGGAAGGACGACGCGAGTCCTCCAGGCCGATTTCACCGGGGGCTTGGAGATCTACGAGGCCATTGAGGCAGAGCTGCAGGAACTGGACATTGGAGTGCTGG TGAACAACGTGGGTATGCGGTACTTTTGCAATAGGATTATGAAACTGCTGGATGCTGAGGACCCAGCGAAG GCGCTGGCGGATATCGTGAACTGCAACGTGCTGTCCGTGGCGCAGGTGAGCtgggctgggaggggctgggctgggggcggcGTGGTGCGACCACTCCGGTGGTTCGGGACCCCCAGCactgcgcctggcacgaggggtgCCTGGGGTTGTTCCTTAAGGGAAAGCAGGGGTGGGAGGGACGCGGAGGAGGAGGGCGAGGGCGTCGAGGGAGCAGGTGAGAGGATGGAAAGGAGAGCCGCGGCCTCACCAGCTTCTCTCCAGATGACCCGCATCGTCCTGCCCCAGATGGTCGCCAG GGGCAGAGGCGTCATCATCAACCTCTCCTCAGAGACTGAAAACGGCCCCTGGCCCTTCCTCGCAGCCTACGCTGCCACCAAG GCCTTCGTGGGAAGCTTCTCGAGGGCGGTGGGAGCCGAGTACCTCTCCCAGGGCATCACGGTGCAG ACTGTGAGCCCCTTAGTAGTCTCCACCAACATGACCAATCGCATGAAGATCGGGCTGCTGGTGAAGGACCCCCGAGACTTCGCTCGGGAGGCCCTGGACACCCTGGGCCTCTCCTCGCACACCTCTGGGTGCCTGAGCCACGCCGTGCAG CATTTCCTGCTGAGTTTCTTGCTGCTCAGGTTGTTTCTACTCACTCAATGGGCAGTGAAGGTTACATCTATGGTTTTATCACTTTCTGGaccaaagagaagaaaagaggattGA